Proteins encoded in a region of the Atopobium sp. oral taxon 416 genome:
- a CDS encoding dihydrodipicolinate synthase family protein, producing MSNQFKLRGVVPPVVTPDLPDHTVDIPSYERLINRLIDAGVNGLFLLGSTGEVAFSDDRHREQIVTEGIRIVDGRVPVLVGCIDTETDRVIKHARRAQELGADGIVVTAPFYALGGIDELKEHFRIIYAEIDLPIFAYDIPACVHTKIPWKVAIELGQEGTIAGVKDSSGDDIGFRYLVEANNKIGHPMSLLTGHEIVVDGAYLSGADGSVPGLANVIPELYVAQWKAYQAGDWVKVKELQDQINEVSHIFDVTKGVVGYAGGVGAFKTALNLMGIFDHDTMPHPVRSLQGANREAIKKVLVENNVL from the coding sequence ATGTCCAATCAATTCAAGCTGAGGGGCGTTGTCCCTCCCGTCGTTACCCCGGATCTGCCCGATCATACGGTGGACATCCCATCGTATGAGCGCCTGATCAACCGTCTGATCGATGCAGGCGTTAACGGGCTCTTCCTTCTGGGGTCAACCGGGGAGGTTGCCTTCTCGGATGACAGACACCGTGAGCAGATCGTGACAGAGGGCATCCGCATTGTCGATGGGCGTGTGCCGGTACTGGTTGGCTGCATCGATACGGAGACCGACCGTGTGATCAAGCATGCGCGCCGTGCCCAGGAGCTCGGCGCGGACGGCATCGTCGTCACCGCGCCGTTCTATGCGTTGGGCGGGATCGACGAGCTCAAGGAGCACTTCCGCATCATCTATGCTGAGATCGACCTGCCGATCTTTGCCTACGATATCCCCGCGTGTGTCCACACGAAGATCCCCTGGAAGGTCGCGATCGAGCTTGGACAGGAAGGCACCATCGCCGGCGTGAAGGATTCCTCCGGTGATGATATAGGCTTTCGTTACCTGGTGGAGGCCAACAACAAGATCGGGCACCCGATGAGCCTTCTGACTGGCCACGAGATTGTGGTCGACGGGGCGTACCTCTCCGGTGCCGATGGCTCGGTGCCGGGCCTGGCCAATGTTATCCCTGAGCTCTATGTGGCGCAGTGGAAGGCGTACCAGGCCGGCGACTGGGTGAAGGTCAAGGAGCTCCAGGACCAGATCAACGAGGTCTCACACATCTTCGACGTGACCAAAGGTGTCGTGGGCTATGCGGGAGGTGTCGGCGCCTTCAAGACTGCTTTGAACCTGATGGGTATCTTCGACCACGACACGATGCCGCATCCGGTCAGGTCGCTGCAGGGTGCGAACCGTGAGGCGATCAAGAAGGTCCTCGTCGAGAATAACGTCCTGTAA
- a CDS encoding ROK family protein, with amino-acid sequence MADIAQVVALDIGGTKIASALVSFEEGKKPQVSLYEKVPTGAEQGGKHTLQVALDSAQRVIDAASGQIAGIGVSSGGVIDPKTGDVTYANEMMPGWGGTHLGQELRNRFNLPVRVMNDVHAHAFGEAMWGAGSGKEYSLVCAVGTGIGGAFVDHGHILLGAHSQAGHIGHVACTDAKGTPCNCGAIGHLEPIACGPGIISYYEELAGDKAMPNADGKTISEAADRGDQAAIEAEHRSGHALGEVLGSQVNMFDPNCVILSGSVAKSGRVWHDALKEGWAETVMPPVANTPIMQGTLGDNAPLIGAAQNVLRSAYIDIQ; translated from the coding sequence ATGGCAGACATCGCACAGGTGGTCGCGCTTGATATCGGAGGCACAAAGATCGCCTCTGCACTGGTGAGCTTTGAGGAAGGCAAGAAGCCGCAGGTGAGCCTCTATGAGAAGGTCCCGACCGGAGCGGAGCAGGGCGGTAAGCACACCCTGCAGGTCGCGCTCGACAGCGCTCAGCGCGTGATCGATGCTGCATCCGGCCAGATCGCGGGCATCGGGGTTTCCTCCGGCGGCGTGATCGACCCCAAGACTGGGGACGTCACCTACGCCAACGAGATGATGCCCGGTTGGGGTGGTACCCACCTGGGGCAGGAGCTGCGAAACAGGTTCAACCTGCCTGTACGGGTCATGAACGACGTCCATGCCCACGCCTTCGGCGAAGCGATGTGGGGTGCCGGATCCGGCAAAGAGTACAGTCTCGTGTGTGCCGTGGGTACCGGTATCGGCGGCGCATTCGTGGACCACGGACACATTCTGCTCGGGGCCCATTCACAGGCGGGCCATATCGGGCATGTCGCCTGCACGGATGCGAAGGGTACCCCCTGTAACTGTGGGGCGATAGGGCACCTAGAGCCAATCGCCTGTGGCCCGGGGATCATCTCCTACTATGAGGAACTTGCAGGTGACAAAGCGATGCCAAACGCGGATGGTAAGACGATCTCTGAAGCGGCTGACAGAGGTGACCAGGCAGCCATTGAGGCAGAGCACCGTTCCGGCCATGCACTGGGAGAAGTGCTGGGATCGCAGGTGAACATGTTCGACCCCAACTGCGTGATCCTCTCGGGTTCTGTGGCTAAGAGCGGGAGAGTGTGGCACGACGCCCTGAAGGAGGGCTGGGCGGAGACCGTGATGCCGCCGGTGGCAAACACCCCGATTATGCAGGGGACTTTGGGCGATAACGCACCGCTGATCGGTGCGGCTCAGAATGTTCTGCGCAGCGCCTACATCGATATCCAGTGA
- a CDS encoding N-acetylmannosamine-6-phosphate 2-epimerase, producing MEIAPLIQSLKGKLIVSVQAYPGEPLRHPETMAQMAEAVEQGGAAAIRCQGLSDIAAIKGRVQIPVIGIWKEGSEGVYITPTLRHALACVYAGADIVALDATDRPRPDGLSVEGTVKELKGRTGTLVMADCMTIEDIRHAVACGCDIASTTLSHNKPAIQTTMGEGPDMALLKQAVQEFPGFPIICEGHVHTPADAKAARDAGAWSVVVGTGITHPTSLTEWFCAAMGLNR from the coding sequence ATGGAGATAGCACCGCTGATCCAGTCTTTAAAGGGTAAGCTGATCGTTTCGGTTCAAGCGTATCCGGGAGAGCCCCTTCGTCATCCCGAGACCATGGCACAGATGGCTGAAGCTGTAGAGCAAGGTGGCGCCGCCGCGATCCGCTGCCAGGGCCTCTCCGATATTGCGGCGATCAAAGGCCGCGTCCAGATCCCGGTGATCGGTATCTGGAAGGAAGGGAGTGAAGGGGTCTACATCACCCCGACGCTGCGTCACGCCCTCGCCTGTGTCTACGCGGGCGCCGACATCGTGGCGCTCGACGCGACGGACCGTCCGCGTCCGGATGGGTTGAGCGTTGAGGGGACCGTGAAGGAACTCAAGGGACGGACCGGCACCCTGGTGATGGCGGACTGCATGACGATCGAGGACATCAGGCACGCTGTGGCGTGTGGCTGTGACATCGCCTCGACGACGCTCAGCCACAATAAGCCGGCGATCCAGACGACGATGGGTGAGGGGCCGGACATGGCGCTGCTCAAGCAGGCCGTCCAGGAGTTCCCGGGATTCCCGATCATCTGTGAGGGTCATGTCCACACGCCGGCAGACGCGAAGGCTGCCCGCGATGCGGGAGCCTGGTCGGTGGTTGTGGGAACCGGCATCACGCACCCCACGAGCCTGACCGAGTGGTTCTGTGCCGCGATGGGCCTCAACCGATAG